The nucleotide sequence AGAATCTTCGGTTGTCTTAACTGTTCGAGTTGTCCCTGGCGCAGAGCGGGGGCCGCGCAGCCGCCGTGAAACGGCGGGCGGGTTTCACCCGCGGCGCCGAAGGCGCCCTGCGCGGCCCCCGGAGGATGGCCCGGCCCTCCGCTGCGCTTTCTGTCTCAGAGCACGCCCTTGGTCGAGGGGATGCCTTTCTGCCCCTCCACGAGCCGCGTGGCCGTGCCCAAAGCCCGTGCCGCGGCCTTGAAAAGGCTTTCCACCTGGTGGTGCGCGTTGCTGCCGTAGATCAGTTCCATGTGCAGGCTGATCTGGGCCTTGGTAGCCACGGCGCGCCAGAATTCCTCCACCATCTCGGTGGGCAGCTCGCCCACGCGCTCGCGGCGGAACTCACCCCGGAACACCAGCAGCCCGCGGCCGCTGAAATCGACCACCACGCGGCTGAGGGCCTCATCCAGGGGCACGTAGGCATGGGCGAAACGGGTCATCCCGGCCTTGTCGCCCACGGCCCGGTCCAGGGCCTGGCCAAGCGCCAGACCGATGTCCTCGAGGCTGTGGTGCTCATCTACGTGCAGGTCGCCTTGGCAGGTGAGCTTGAGAGCGAACCCGGAGTGGCGCGCCAGGGCGCTCAGCATGTGGTCGAAAAACCCGACTCCGCTGGAACCCTCGAAAACGCCTGTCCCGTCCAGGTCAAGCTCCAGCGAGATAGCGGTCTCGCCGGTGGTCCTTTGCACCGAGGCTTTGCGCGGGGCTGTCATTGTTTACCCCCTTGAGGTGATGGTGCAGAGAAAGAGAATATCAGTCTTTTATTCGAGCTTGCAGCATGGCCCGCAGAAGGGTGTTCACATCCGTGGCCAGCCAGTGGGATCCCTCGCGCTCGAAATGCGCGCTGATCCGTCCCCCGGGGTTCGCCCCGGTGGCGACCATGCAGCCGGACACCCGTCCCTGGCCGGCCTCGACGGCCCGGCCATAGGCCAGCACCGTGCTCCAGTCATCCGGGACATCGCCCACGTAGACCGCGCTGTCAAAGCCCATCTCACGGGCCAGGTGCAGAAGGCCGTCCGGGTCGGGCTTGGGTGTCAGGTGGCCGTCATCCACCACCCGTCCGCGCGGGTGAAGAAGCCGCGCCAGACCAAGGCTTGCCAGCACGTAGTCCGCCTCCTCGGGCGTGCGGCCGGAGAGAATGCCGAACGCCACCCCCGCATGGCTCAGACGCTCCACCAGGGAGATATCTATTATCGGCCGCTCGTGCTCGACCAGCCCCGGACCCTCGAAATACTCCGGGTCGAAGCCGTAAAACGGACGGCAGAGACGCGGCCCGGCGTAGTACTCCTGGAAAATACGCCGCACCAGCTCAGGACGGTATAGACGGTCGAACTCCTCCCGCTTTTCCGGGCCGAGGGCCGCGCGCACCAGGCGCAGGGTCACCTCCAGGCCACCGCCCTCGACCTTTATCCGGCCGGTGAACTCCTCCAGCGTGGGAGCGCCCTCTCTCAGCTCGGCAATATCACGGGGCGGCTCGGGCCGGCAAAGCAGCTTGAGCAGGCCCCAGGCCGAGGCCCCGGCGGCCAGGTCCCAGTCGTTGTTGTAGCGCCCGGCCAGCTTGAACAGCGCGGTCTCATCCGGGCTGACCAGGATTGTTTCTCCCGGCTGTCCAAGGACTTTGTTGAAAAAATGCTGAACCGCCAGGCTGATCACCGAACGGAACGAATCGCTCACCTCCACCAGCACACCGTCGATGTCGAACAGCACGGCATCCAGGCTTTCCAGAGCAGGCAGACTGATATCGGTCCGCGCCCGCAGGCCGGGGGCGATTTCTCGGTACACGGGCGCGGGGGGAGCCGCTGTCATGCCAGGACCTCCCGCAACGCCGCGGCCAGGGCCTCGTTGTCGGCACGCAGGCCCACGGTCAGGCGCAGGCAGCGAGACAGACCCGGATAGTTCGAGATGTTGCGCACCAGGATACCGCGCGCGAGCAGGGCCTCGAACACAGCCTGCGGGGTCTTGCCGC is from bacterium and encodes:
- the hisB gene encoding imidazoleglycerol-phosphate dehydratase HisB, with the protein product MTAPRKASVQRTTGETAISLELDLDGTGVFEGSSGVGFFDHMLSALARHSGFALKLTCQGDLHVDEHHSLEDIGLALGQALDRAVGDKAGMTRFAHAYVPLDEALSRVVVDFSGRGLLVFRGEFRRERVGELPTEMVEEFWRAVATKAQISLHMELIYGSNAHHQVESLFKAAARALGTATRLVEGQKGIPSTKGVL
- a CDS encoding HAD family hydrolase, which encodes MTAAPPAPVYREIAPGLRARTDISLPALESLDAVLFDIDGVLVEVSDSFRSVISLAVQHFFNKVLGQPGETILVSPDETALFKLAGRYNNDWDLAAGASAWGLLKLLCRPEPPRDIAELREGAPTLEEFTGRIKVEGGGLEVTLRLVRAALGPEKREEFDRLYRPELVRRIFQEYYAGPRLCRPFYGFDPEYFEGPGLVEHERPIIDISLVERLSHAGVAFGILSGRTPEEADYVLASLGLARLLHPRGRVVDDGHLTPKPDPDGLLHLAREMGFDSAVYVGDVPDDWSTVLAYGRAVEAGQGRVSGCMVATGANPGGRISAHFEREGSHWLATDVNTLLRAMLQARIKD